A region from the Sphingomonas sp. S2-65 genome encodes:
- a CDS encoding NAD-dependent epimerase/dehydratase family protein, which yields MSTIAVTGGTGFVGSHLIELALAAGHQVRALARRDQAERQGVTWIRGDLAAREAMITLCAGAEAVIHVAGVVNAPDRAGFAAGNIDGTRNMLRAAADAGVRRFVHVSSLAAREPRLSAYGWSKAEGDALVQASGLDWTIVRPPAIYGPGDLEMLELFKLAKHGLALLPPGGRLSVIEVGDLGRLLLALAATSNCPHILDPDDGREHGWSHREFALAIGAATGRRIAAFALPRLVLKAGAHVDRLVRGKNAKLTPDRVDYFCHADWVSDPARRPPANLWLPGIDTPAGLAATAAWYRGQGLL from the coding sequence TTGAGCACCATTGCTGTCACGGGAGGCACTGGCTTTGTCGGCTCGCACCTGATCGAACTTGCGCTGGCCGCCGGGCATCAGGTCCGTGCGCTCGCGCGCCGCGACCAGGCGGAGAGGCAGGGCGTCACGTGGATCCGCGGCGATCTTGCCGCGCGCGAGGCGATGATCACTCTCTGCGCGGGCGCCGAGGCGGTGATCCACGTGGCGGGCGTGGTGAACGCGCCCGATCGCGCTGGCTTCGCAGCGGGCAACATCGACGGCACCCGCAACATGCTTCGCGCGGCAGCGGATGCCGGCGTGCGGCGCTTCGTCCATGTATCGTCGCTGGCCGCGCGCGAGCCAAGGCTCTCCGCCTATGGCTGGTCTAAGGCGGAAGGAGACGCGCTGGTCCAGGCTTCCGGCCTCGACTGGACCATCGTCCGCCCGCCGGCGATTTACGGCCCTGGCGACCTGGAGATGCTGGAATTGTTCAAGCTGGCGAAGCACGGTTTGGCGTTGCTGCCCCCTGGGGGCCGGCTGTCGGTGATCGAAGTGGGCGACCTTGGCCGCTTGCTGCTTGCGCTCGCGGCCACATCCAATTGTCCGCACATCCTCGACCCCGATGACGGGCGCGAACACGGATGGAGCCACCGTGAGTTCGCGCTCGCGATCGGCGCCGCCACCGGCAGGCGCATCGCTGCCTTTGCCCTGCCGCGGCTGGTGCTGAAAGCAGGCGCGCATGTCGATCGGCTGGTGCGGGGCAAGAACGCCAAGCTCACGCCCGACCGAGTCGATTATTTCTGCCACGCGGACTGGGTAAGCGACCCGGCCCGGCGCCCACCCGCCAATCTCTGGCTTCCCGGCATCGACACGCCGGCCGGGCTGGCCGCCACTGCCGCGTGGTATCGCGGGCAGGGGCTGCTCTAG
- the proB gene encoding glutamate 5-kinase: protein MPVFPPASCPRLIVKIGSALLVDADGQVRRAWLEEIAAAIADRAAQGQQVAIVSSGAIALGARRLNLPKGGRASLEDAQAAAATGQIALSQTWAEVLGAQHLTAAQILVTLGDLEDRRRYLNAAATLDRLLNLGVVPILNENDSVATEEIRFGDNDRLAARVAQAAGAQGVVLLSDVDGLYDRNPAQPGAQHIPRVERIDAGIEAMADAGSASGMGSGGMVSKIAAARIANAAGAHLAIASGRAPRALSGEARHTLFVAERAAPARKAWLAGGLTTRGTLHVDAGAAQALGQGRSLLAAGVTRVEGSFARGDLIVVAADGRPIARGLSEYASDEADRIRGRRNEEQAELLGYAPRSALVHRNHMALL, encoded by the coding sequence ATGCCGGTCTTTCCGCCCGCCTCCTGCCCGCGCCTGATCGTGAAGATCGGCTCGGCGTTGCTCGTCGATGCTGACGGCCAGGTACGCCGCGCCTGGCTGGAGGAGATCGCCGCCGCCATCGCCGACCGGGCCGCGCAGGGGCAGCAGGTCGCGATCGTGTCGTCGGGCGCAATCGCGCTGGGCGCGCGCCGGCTCAATCTGCCCAAGGGCGGCCGGGCCAGCCTGGAGGACGCCCAGGCCGCCGCCGCGACGGGCCAGATTGCGCTCAGCCAGACCTGGGCCGAGGTGTTGGGCGCGCAGCACCTTACCGCCGCGCAGATCCTGGTGACGCTTGGGGATTTGGAGGATCGCCGCCGCTATCTGAACGCGGCCGCCACGCTCGACCGGCTGCTCAACCTCGGCGTGGTGCCGATCCTCAACGAGAATGACAGCGTCGCGACCGAGGAGATCCGCTTCGGCGACAATGACCGGCTCGCCGCCCGCGTCGCGCAGGCAGCCGGGGCGCAGGGTGTCGTGCTGTTGTCCGACGTCGACGGTCTGTACGACCGCAACCCTGCCCAGCCCGGCGCGCAGCATATACCCAGGGTTGAACGGATCGACGCGGGGATCGAGGCAATGGCCGATGCCGGTTCGGCCTCGGGCATGGGTTCGGGCGGGATGGTGTCGAAGATCGCCGCCGCCCGCATCGCCAACGCCGCCGGCGCACACCTCGCCATCGCGTCGGGACGTGCGCCGCGCGCCCTGTCTGGCGAGGCACGGCATACGCTGTTCGTCGCCGAACGCGCAGCGCCGGCGCGCAAGGCCTGGCTTGCCGGCGGGCTCACCACGCGCGGCACGCTCCACGTCGACGCTGGCGCGGCCCAGGCGCTGGGGCAGGGGCGCAGCCTGCTCGCTGCCGGCGTAACCCGGGTCGAAGGCAGCTTCGCACGCGGCGACCTGATCGTCGTGGCGGCTGACGGACGGCCAATCGCGCGCGGCTTGTCCGAATATGCCAGCGACGAGGCGGACCGCATCCGCGGCCGCCGCAATGAGGAGCAGGCCGAATTGCTTGGATACGCGCCCCGCTCCGCGCTGGTCCACCGCAACCACATGGCGCTGCTGTGA
- the obgE gene encoding GTPase ObgE yields the protein MHFLDQAKIFVRSGSGGPGAVSFRREKFIEYGGPDGGNGGKGGDIIFEAVAGLNTLIDFRYTQHFRAQRGHGGSGSNRTGAGGDDLVIKVPVGTQVLADDDERTLLADLTKAGERIVFLRGGDGGRGNASYKTSTNRAPRQHGTGWPNEEAWVWLRLKLLADAGLVGLPNAGKSTFINQVTNAQAKVGEYAFTTTRPQLGVVRHKQREFVVADIPGLIAGAAEGAGIGDRFLGHIERCQVLLHLVDANDADVAESFRVVRDELENYGAGLLDKKVIVALNKIDTLDDELIAALSAELEEASGSPVIPISGASGVGVDWVLDQLLEAIGPEATRVSADDEGEDTIEWSPL from the coding sequence ATGCATTTTCTCGACCAGGCCAAGATCTTCGTCCGTTCCGGCTCGGGCGGCCCCGGCGCCGTCAGTTTCCGGCGCGAAAAGTTCATCGAATATGGCGGCCCCGATGGCGGCAATGGCGGCAAGGGCGGCGACATCATCTTCGAAGCGGTCGCCGGCCTGAACACGCTGATCGACTTCCGCTACACGCAGCACTTCCGCGCGCAGCGCGGCCATGGCGGCTCGGGGTCGAACCGCACCGGCGCCGGAGGCGACGATCTGGTGATCAAGGTGCCGGTCGGGACCCAGGTGCTCGCCGACGATGATGAGCGCACCCTGCTCGCGGATCTGACCAAGGCGGGCGAGCGTATCGTCTTCCTGCGCGGCGGCGACGGCGGCCGCGGCAATGCCAGCTACAAGACCTCGACCAACCGCGCGCCGCGCCAGCATGGCACCGGCTGGCCGAACGAAGAGGCCTGGGTCTGGCTGCGCCTCAAGCTGCTGGCCGATGCCGGGCTCGTCGGGCTGCCCAATGCGGGCAAGTCGACCTTCATCAACCAGGTGACGAATGCTCAGGCCAAGGTGGGCGAATACGCCTTCACCACCACCCGGCCACAGCTCGGGGTGGTACGCCACAAGCAGCGCGAGTTCGTCGTCGCCGACATCCCGGGCCTGATCGCGGGCGCGGCGGAAGGTGCCGGGATCGGCGATCGGTTCCTCGGGCATATCGAGCGCTGCCAGGTCCTGCTGCACCTCGTCGACGCGAACGATGCCGATGTCGCGGAGAGCTTCCGGGTGGTCCGCGACGAGTTGGAGAATTACGGCGCCGGACTGTTGGACAAGAAAGTCATCGTCGCCCTCAACAAGATCGACACGCTCGACGACGAACTGATCGCCGCGCTGTCGGCCGAACTGGAGGAGGCGAGCGGCTCGCCGGTCATCCCGATCTCCGGGGCGAGCGGCGTGGGTGTGGACTGGGTGCTAGACCAGCTTCTCGAGGCGATCGGGCCGGAAGCGACCAGGGTAAGCGCCGACGACGAGGGCGAAGACACGATCGAGTGGTCTCCGCTTTAA
- the lptF gene encoding LPS export ABC transporter permease LptF, with amino-acid sequence MNSIDRYMARLIAVPLIGTLLISAMLLVLDRIRRLFDFVATEGGPVSVVWRMLANLLPEYLGLGIPIGLMLGVLLAFRRLATSSELDVLRAVGVSYTRLLRVPYMYAVALALLNLAIVGYIQPWARYNYEQLRFELRSGALGASIKVGEFTNFGDKMTLRIESSQEGGRDLSGIFVQMTTPEGPLAVTAEKGQFFRSDDPDTIIFALTNGTLVHRDKNSPTPRVLTFSSHSLPIPLPKYEAFRARGGKNLEQTLPELVRVGKDHGRSEQERDTSRAAFHFRLAEVVSMFLLPMLAAALGIPPKRSTSALGVFLSIVAIVTYHKINEYGQAIGSLGRIDPVIALWVPFSVFAGLTFWMYYTVAYVPGGQPLGALEKGLSKVWGMLKRRLPGKRRKTLEIPA; translated from the coding sequence ATGAACTCGATCGATCGCTACATGGCGCGGCTGATCGCGGTTCCGCTGATCGGCACCCTGCTGATCTCGGCGATGCTGCTGGTGCTCGACCGTATCCGCAGGCTGTTCGATTTCGTCGCCACCGAGGGTGGACCGGTCAGCGTGGTGTGGCGGATGCTCGCCAATTTGCTGCCCGAATATCTGGGGCTCGGCATCCCGATCGGGCTGATGCTGGGCGTGCTGCTCGCCTTTCGCCGGCTGGCCACTTCGTCCGAGCTCGACGTGCTCCGCGCGGTCGGCGTCAGCTACACCCGGCTGCTGCGCGTGCCGTACATGTACGCAGTGGCGCTGGCGCTGCTGAACCTGGCGATCGTCGGCTATATCCAGCCCTGGGCACGCTATAATTACGAGCAGCTGCGCTTCGAACTCCGCTCGGGCGCTCTGGGCGCGTCGATCAAGGTCGGCGAGTTCACCAATTTCGGCGACAAGATGACGCTCCGCATCGAGAGCAGCCAGGAGGGCGGACGCGACCTGTCGGGCATCTTCGTCCAGATGACCACGCCCGAAGGCCCGCTGGCGGTGACCGCCGAGAAGGGGCAGTTCTTCCGCTCGGACGATCCCGACACGATCATCTTCGCGCTGACCAACGGCACGCTGGTGCACCGCGACAAGAACTCGCCGACGCCGCGCGTGCTGACGTTCAGTTCGCACAGCCTGCCGATCCCTCTCCCCAAATACGAAGCGTTCCGCGCGCGGGGCGGCAAGAATTTGGAACAGACGCTGCCCGAGCTGGTGCGGGTCGGCAAGGATCATGGCCGGTCCGAGCAGGAGCGCGATACTAGCCGCGCCGCTTTCCACTTCCGGCTGGCGGAGGTGGTTTCGATGTTCCTGCTGCCGATGCTGGCGGCGGCGCTGGGCATACCGCCCAAGCGGTCGACGTCGGCGCTGGGCGTGTTCCTGTCGATCGTCGCGATCGTCACCTATCACAAGATCAACGAATATGGGCAGGCGATCGGCAGCCTGGGACGGATCGATCCGGTCATCGCGCTGTGGGTGCCGTTCTCCGTCTTCGCCGGGCTGACCTTCTGGATGTACTATACGGTCGCCTATGTGCCTGGCGGCCAGCCGCTCGGCGCATTGGAGAAGGGGCTGTCGAAAGTGTGGGGCATGCTCAAGCGGCGGCTACCGGGCAAGCGGCGCAAGACGCTGGAGATCCCGGCATGA
- the lptG gene encoding LPS export ABC transporter permease LptG: MSSFFPSRTMSIYMGRMFLTRTFAILAALVIILQALDLLSESGKILAVQGNGSDQVWRYVGLRVPQIVSTFLPFSVLLGTILTLITMNANSEVVALKASGLSAHQVLAPLMVTALGVAIVSFGFNERIVARATGTLEQWKKVEYGPLPIDRGDRANVWVRDGDNLMQVTQVKGRGDAVQLHGIKIYERTGRRLRSILTADRGVRDGNGWRIGVGQRFNVDTGETTAVGSLHIADNIRPDQFTLASVDAESLPFTQLKEAIDDLQLAGRPTKALEGALWHKLSGPLSAILMPLLGAVAAFGIARSGKLFVRAVIGMALGFLYFVSDNFALSMGSLGAYPPFLAAWAPFLLFALIGELVLLRTEE, encoded by the coding sequence ATGAGCAGCTTTTTCCCGTCGCGCACCATGTCGATCTACATGGGCCGGATGTTCCTGACGCGCACCTTCGCCATCCTGGCGGCGCTGGTGATCATCCTTCAGGCCCTCGATCTGCTGAGCGAGTCGGGCAAGATCCTGGCGGTGCAGGGCAATGGCAGCGACCAGGTGTGGCGCTATGTCGGATTGCGGGTGCCGCAGATCGTATCGACCTTTTTGCCGTTTTCGGTGCTGCTCGGCACCATCCTGACGCTGATCACGATGAATGCGAACAGCGAAGTCGTGGCGCTCAAGGCCTCAGGGCTTTCGGCGCACCAGGTGCTGGCGCCGTTGATGGTCACCGCACTGGGCGTGGCGATCGTCTCCTTCGGGTTCAACGAGCGGATCGTCGCGCGCGCCACCGGCACGCTGGAGCAATGGAAAAAGGTCGAATATGGCCCGCTGCCGATCGACCGCGGCGACCGCGCCAACGTCTGGGTCCGCGACGGCGACAATCTGATGCAGGTGACGCAGGTCAAGGGCAGAGGCGACGCCGTTCAGCTGCACGGCATCAAGATCTATGAGCGGACCGGCCGAAGGCTGCGCTCGATCCTGACCGCAGATCGCGGCGTGCGTGACGGCAATGGCTGGCGGATTGGCGTCGGCCAGCGGTTCAACGTCGACACGGGGGAGACCACGGCAGTCGGCAGCCTCCATATCGCGGACAACATTCGTCCGGACCAGTTCACTCTCGCCTCGGTCGACGCGGAAAGCCTGCCCTTCACTCAGCTCAAGGAAGCGATCGACGACCTCCAGCTCGCCGGGCGCCCGACCAAGGCACTCGAAGGCGCGCTGTGGCACAAGCTTTCGGGGCCGCTCTCGGCCATCCTGATGCCGCTGCTCGGCGCGGTGGCCGCGTTCGGCATCGCGCGATCGGGCAAGTTGTTCGTGCGCGCCGTGATCGGCATGGCGCTGGGCTTCCTGTACTTCGTCTCCGACAACTTCGCGCTGTCGATGGGAAGCCTTGGCGCCTACCCTCCCTTCCTCGCCGCCTGGGCACCGTTCCTGCTGTTCGCGCTGATCGGCGAACTGGTGCTCCTCCGCACCGAGGAATAA
- a CDS encoding methyl-accepting chemotaxis protein, with the protein MSIANLVRAGSAALLALLLLAGVLAATRIDAIRMGGTVQLRSRQTADLIADILPPPEYVIEPYLEATLLLDQPQRLAETRARLKKLRADYDTRHAYWAASDADPELKQGIVEATHTPAAAFWAELEDRFLPAMARGDRDAASQSYAALTARYTEHRTEVDKLVTQATAYQGDLESGAASLLKTTIILLSVLGVALLALVAGSAFILLRRVARPLLDVSDATARLAAGAEAVVPHRDRQDELGRIANAVEQFRLASTLRAESDAETARQQAHVTGALSQSLTALRGGNLTQTIDSGFPADYEALRTDFNEAVDALREMMSAVRQSAGGIDTGSREIAAASEDLARRTEASASSLAETRSAIEQIEARLKAGIETARGTASRADVAYSAVAKGRNAADQAVSAMDRVSASADDIGSVIEGLDKIAFQTRVLSMNATVEAGRAGEAGRGFAVVADLVSALAQRAEGEAKRVRDLITITSDEIRGAVVSVRQTDAALGTISEEVSGVRDLLGVMSVDNAAQSAAVTQIATSVVAMDETTQQNAAMVEQTSAAARNLSAEVAALADRAAAFKVDFTAAEPSARRAPFASIRLSG; encoded by the coding sequence ATGTCGATCGCCAACCTGGTGCGTGCCGGCAGTGCGGCACTGCTCGCTCTCCTGCTGTTGGCAGGCGTGCTCGCCGCGACGCGGATCGATGCGATCCGCATGGGCGGCACCGTCCAGCTCAGGTCGCGCCAGACCGCCGATCTGATCGCCGACATCCTGCCTCCGCCCGAATATGTCATCGAACCCTATCTCGAGGCGACGCTTCTGCTTGATCAGCCGCAGCGGCTCGCCGAGACGCGTGCCCGCCTCAAGAAGCTGCGCGCCGATTACGACACGCGGCATGCCTATTGGGCAGCCTCCGACGCAGACCCTGAGCTGAAGCAGGGCATCGTCGAGGCGACCCACACGCCGGCCGCGGCCTTTTGGGCGGAACTCGAAGACCGCTTCCTTCCAGCCATGGCACGGGGCGACCGCGATGCCGCCAGCCAGAGCTATGCGGCGCTCACGGCGCGCTACACGGAGCACCGCACAGAGGTCGACAAGCTCGTGACGCAGGCGACTGCATATCAAGGCGATCTGGAGAGCGGCGCCGCCAGCCTGCTCAAGACGACGATTATCCTGCTGAGCGTGTTGGGTGTCGCCTTGCTGGCGCTGGTTGCCGGTTCGGCGTTCATCCTGCTGCGACGCGTAGCCCGGCCGCTGCTCGACGTGTCGGACGCGACCGCTCGGCTGGCGGCTGGTGCGGAAGCAGTGGTGCCGCACCGAGACCGGCAGGACGAACTCGGCCGCATCGCCAACGCCGTCGAACAGTTCCGCCTCGCCTCCACCCTGCGCGCGGAGTCCGACGCCGAAACGGCACGCCAACAGGCGCACGTCACCGGAGCGCTGAGCCAAAGCCTAACCGCGCTGCGCGGCGGCAACCTGACCCAGACAATCGATAGCGGCTTCCCCGCCGACTATGAGGCGCTTCGCACCGACTTCAACGAAGCCGTCGATGCGCTGCGCGAGATGATGTCCGCGGTGCGCCAGAGCGCGGGGGGCATCGACACGGGCTCGCGCGAGATCGCCGCGGCGTCCGAGGATCTTGCGCGGCGTACCGAGGCAAGCGCCTCCAGCCTGGCCGAAACGCGCTCCGCGATCGAGCAGATCGAAGCACGCCTCAAGGCGGGGATCGAAACCGCCCGCGGCACCGCCTCGCGAGCGGACGTGGCCTATTCGGCAGTCGCAAAGGGCCGCAACGCCGCCGATCAGGCAGTCTCGGCAATGGATCGGGTAAGCGCCAGCGCCGACGATATCGGCAGCGTGATCGAGGGCCTCGACAAGATCGCGTTCCAGACCCGCGTCCTGTCGATGAATGCGACAGTAGAAGCGGGAAGGGCGGGAGAGGCCGGGCGGGGCTTCGCCGTCGTCGCCGACCTGGTGAGTGCGCTTGCCCAGCGCGCCGAGGGCGAGGCCAAGCGCGTGCGCGATCTCATCACCATCACCAGCGACGAGATCCGCGGCGCGGTGGTGAGCGTCCGCCAGACCGACGCCGCGCTCGGCACGATTTCCGAAGAGGTCTCCGGCGTCCGCGATCTGCTAGGCGTGATGAGCGTCGACAACGCGGCGCAATCGGCGGCGGTCACTCAGATCGCGACTTCGGTCGTTGCCATGGACGAGACCACGCAGCAGAACGCCGCGATGGTCGAGCAGACCTCGGCGGCAGCACGCAACCTTTCGGCCGAAGTGGCGGCGCTCGCCGACCGCGCGGCCGCGTTCAAGGTGGACTTCACCGCCGCTGAGCCGTCGGCGCGGCGAGCACCGTTCGCTTCAATCCGCCTGAGCGGATGA
- a CDS encoding fatty acid desaturase family protein translates to MNSSFALNLRETAAAAGASRTGTPRAADDKALMRAAAEVARDLHKPRPAIFWGDMIGSALLGYGGLAIAATASSTGLAIAAAIVSMLALYRAAMFIHEISHMKHSSVPGFRLGWNLLVGVPLMVPSFMYEGVHNLHHARTRYGTVDDPEYLPLALMKPHTLPLFVLVALLAPIGLLLRYAVLTPLSLIVPGLRKVLIERYSGLVINPAFRRRAPEGAARTQMLIQEAATSIWAIALLAMVATRIIPLHAFAVYLGIVAGITLINQIRTLVAHLWENEGEAMSVTAQYLDSVNVPPPALLPALWAPVGLRYHALHHLLPSVPYHNLGAAHRRLSAILEANSPYHKASYAGLPGLVGRLAASTMGTRR, encoded by the coding sequence ATGAACTCTTCTTTCGCTTTGAATCTGCGCGAGACCGCGGCTGCTGCCGGGGCGTCCCGCACCGGTACGCCGCGGGCGGCGGACGACAAGGCGCTGATGCGCGCTGCGGCTGAGGTCGCGCGCGATCTGCACAAGCCGCGTCCGGCGATCTTCTGGGGCGACATGATAGGCTCCGCCTTGCTCGGCTATGGTGGGTTGGCGATTGCCGCCACCGCCTCGTCGACTGGCCTGGCGATTGCCGCGGCCATCGTGTCGATGCTGGCGCTGTATCGCGCGGCGATGTTCATCCACGAGATCAGCCACATGAAGCATAGTTCGGTGCCGGGCTTCCGCCTGGGCTGGAACCTGCTCGTCGGCGTGCCGCTGATGGTGCCGTCCTTCATGTATGAAGGCGTGCACAACCTTCATCATGCGCGGACGCGCTATGGCACGGTCGACGATCCCGAATACCTGCCGCTCGCGCTGATGAAGCCGCATACTCTTCCGCTGTTCGTTCTGGTCGCGCTGCTCGCGCCAATCGGCCTGCTGCTGCGCTACGCTGTCCTCACGCCGCTGTCGCTGATCGTGCCGGGGCTGCGCAAGGTGCTGATCGAGCGCTATTCGGGCCTCGTCATCAATCCCGCTTTCCGCCGTCGCGCGCCCGAGGGTGCGGCACGCACGCAGATGCTCATCCAGGAAGCAGCGACCAGCATCTGGGCGATCGCCTTGCTGGCGATGGTCGCCACCCGGATCATCCCGCTTCACGCATTCGCGGTGTATCTTGGCATCGTCGCGGGGATCACGCTGATCAACCAAATCCGCACGCTGGTAGCGCATCTGTGGGAGAATGAGGGCGAGGCCATGAGCGTCACCGCGCAGTATCTCGACAGCGTCAACGTGCCGCCGCCGGCGCTGCTGCCCGCGCTGTGGGCCCCGGTCGGGCTGCGCTACCATGCGCTGCACCACTTGCTGCCCAGCGTGCCCTATCACAACCTGGGCGCGGCGCACCGCCGCTTGAGCGCGATACTCGAAGCCAATTCGCCGTATCACAAGGCGAGCTATGCCGGCCTGCCCGGCCTGGTGGGCAGGCTTGCAGCCAGCACCATGGGCACACGCCGCTAA
- the xth gene encoding exodeoxyribonuclease III — MPKIVTYNVNGIKARLERLVEYLDEQKPDIVCLQELKSSDETLPVKDIEAAGYGAVWHGQKGFNGVAVLARDAQPVERQRGLAGEADDAHSRYIEVEVGDLIVASIYLPNGNPQPGPKFDYKLRWMDRLAGRARALLAEERPVVLAGDYNVIPQDDDSFSVPAMASDALMQPESRQRYRMLLAQGWTDALRTRYPRGGVWTFWDYQAGCWQRDAGFRIDHLLLSPQAADRLTGAGVDKAYRGRERASDHAPTWVSLR, encoded by the coding sequence GTGCCCAAGATCGTCACGTACAACGTCAACGGGATCAAGGCGCGGCTCGAGCGGCTCGTCGAATATCTCGATGAACAAAAGCCCGACATCGTCTGTCTGCAGGAACTGAAGAGCAGCGACGAGACGCTGCCGGTGAAGGACATCGAGGCGGCGGGATATGGCGCGGTGTGGCACGGGCAGAAGGGGTTCAACGGCGTCGCCGTGCTTGCCCGCGATGCCCAGCCGGTTGAGCGCCAGCGCGGGCTCGCCGGCGAGGCCGACGACGCGCACAGCCGCTATATCGAAGTCGAAGTCGGCGACCTGATCGTCGCGTCGATCTATTTGCCTAATGGCAACCCGCAGCCCGGACCCAAGTTCGACTATAAGCTGCGCTGGATGGATCGTCTCGCCGGGCGTGCCCGCGCGCTGCTGGCGGAGGAGCGGCCGGTGGTGCTCGCCGGCGACTATAACGTCATTCCACAGGACGATGACAGCTTCTCGGTGCCGGCGATGGCGAGCGATGCGCTGATGCAGCCCGAGTCGCGGCAGCGCTATCGCATGCTGCTGGCGCAGGGCTGGACCGACGCGCTGCGCACCCGCTATCCGCGTGGCGGCGTCTGGACCTTTTGGGACTATCAGGCGGGCTGCTGGCAGCGCGACGCGGGCTTCCGCATCGACCATCTGCTGCTAAGCCCGCAAGCTGCGGACCGGCTGACCGGAGCCGGAGTTGACAAGGCGTATCGCGGGCGCGAACGTGCCAGCGACCATGCGCCGACCTGGGTCAGCTTGCGCTAG
- the erpA gene encoding iron-sulfur cluster insertion protein ErpA, translating to MATLLQPDVSLSAAAAIRVAAIAGKQAKPAILRLSVEGGGCSGFQYRFGMADTVEPDDIVAETDGVKLVVDPISLDLVRGAQVDFIDNLGGAHFAVTNPNAASGCGCGTSFSV from the coding sequence ATGGCCACGCTTCTTCAACCCGACGTCTCGCTGTCCGCCGCCGCTGCGATCCGCGTAGCGGCGATCGCCGGCAAGCAGGCCAAGCCCGCCATTCTGCGCCTCTCGGTCGAAGGGGGAGGGTGTTCCGGCTTCCAGTACCGCTTCGGCATGGCCGACACGGTCGAACCCGACGACATCGTCGCGGAAACCGATGGCGTAAAGCTGGTGGTGGACCCGATCAGCCTTGATCTCGTCCGTGGAGCGCAAGTCGACTTCATCGACAATCTGGGCGGCGCGCATTTCGCCGTCACCAATCCCAACGCGGCCTCGGGCTGCGGCTGCGGCACCAGCTTCTCGGTCTGA
- a CDS encoding M23 family metallopeptidase, with protein MAIASYSINADLAERFRAFVIKGNKAALAGLTAATLLICATDVAQAADVPAAGAAGASDAAAAVENSDAQFRTLFDTWKKLDGPEPTVISVPSMEPVDKVVFTSHFGVRSDPFRGTAAMHAGVDIPGAIGTPIYATADGVISHAGRQGGYGNLVQINHGRGLETRYGHLSKILVADNTKVHRGQLIGLMGSTGRSTGSHLHYEVRMDGRAVNPVPFLQSGEYVATVQPLGGVGGPTN; from the coding sequence ATGGCTATCGCGTCCTACAGCATCAATGCGGACCTCGCCGAGCGGTTCCGTGCTTTCGTAATCAAGGGCAATAAGGCGGCGCTGGCGGGTCTCACCGCGGCCACGCTCCTGATCTGCGCCACCGATGTCGCACAGGCCGCCGATGTTCCCGCGGCAGGTGCTGCCGGGGCGAGCGACGCGGCTGCCGCCGTCGAGAATTCCGACGCGCAGTTCCGCACGCTGTTCGACACCTGGAAGAAGCTCGACGGTCCGGAGCCGACGGTAATCTCGGTCCCGTCGATGGAGCCGGTCGACAAGGTGGTGTTCACCTCGCACTTCGGCGTGCGCTCCGACCCGTTCCGCGGCACCGCCGCGATGCATGCCGGCGTCGACATTCCCGGTGCGATCGGCACGCCGATCTACGCCACCGCGGACGGCGTCATTTCGCATGCCGGCCGCCAGGGCGGATACGGGAACCTCGTGCAGATCAACCATGGCCGGGGCCTCGAAACCCGCTATGGCCACCTGTCGAAGATCCTGGTGGCCGACAACACCAAGGTCCATCGCGGCCAGCTGATCGGCCTGATGGGCTCCACCGGCCGCTCGACCGGCAGCCACCTTCATTATGAAGTCCGCATGGACGGGCGCGCGGTGAACCCGGTGCCGTTCCTCCAGAGCGGCGAATATGTCGCTACGGTCCAGCCGCTCGGCGGCGTCGGCGGCCCCACCAACTGA